The genomic region GGTAGGAGTTTCCTACCCCATAACCCTTTTTAGTAAAAGAGCAACTATTTCTTCAGGGTTTCTCTTTTCTACAAGTTCCTTTGAAAGCCTTTTTATACTCTCTGGAACATTTTCTAAGGATTCAGAGAGGAGCTTTTCCTTAATTTCCTTTGTATCGTTAACCTTGAATCTCTCCGGCTTTACCCCTTTTAAACCCTTAATTCTGTACATTCTCCTCTTTTCAGGCTCGGCAACAAGGCTAATCGCAGTACCTTCCCTTCCTGCCCTTCCCGTTCTTCCTATTCTGTGAACGTAACTTTCAGGATTTTCAGGAAGTTCGTAGTTAATGACCAAACCTACGTTCTTTATGTCTATTCCCCTTGCTGCAACGTCCGTAGCGACCAAAACCCTTACTTTTCCTTCCCTAAATGCCCTCATAACATTTTCTCTCTGCCTCTGGGAAAGGTCGCCGTGAATAGCCCTGGCGTTTATGCCCCTTCTCTGGAGCTCCCTCTCAACATCTGCAGCATCTCTCTTGGTCTTTACGAAGACTATTGTCGAAGTGCCCTCGTTCTCCCTTAGGATCCTCTCGAGGGCTTTAAGCTTGTCCTCACTCTTTACAAACAGAATTCTCTGCTTAACCTTAGGTGTTATTAGTTCCTTGTTCGCCTTTATAAACTTGTAACCCGGCTTTAGGTAGTTATCTATAAGCTTTCTAATCTCGTAGGGCATAGTTGCAGAAAAGAGCATTGTCTGTTTTTCCGAGGGTGTTTTTGAGAGAATCTCCTCAATGTCCTCAATAAATCCCATATCTAACATCTGGTCTGCCTCATCTAAAACGGCATACCTAACCCTATCAAGTTTAAGGATTCCCCTGTTTATTAAATCCTTAATCCTACCAGGGGTTCCAACTACTATCTGATTTCTTCCCCTTCTCAGTATACTTGCCTGTCTATCTATTGAAACACCACCATAGATTGGATAGGCGGAGACACCCTTGTTCTTTCCAATGAGTGAAATTTCATGGGCTACCTGAATTGCAAGTTCCCTTGTAGGAGTAAGGATAATGGCTTTAACTCCCCTCTCCCTTGGACTTATTCCCTCCACAATGGGAATTCCAAAGGCCGCCGTTTTACCAGTTCCTGTTTGAGCCTGCCCCACAATATCGTGTCCTTCCATTGCTATAGGTATAGCGTCCTTCTGAATGGGAGTTGGATTTTCAAATCCCATTTCCTCTAAGGATTTTTGTACCCTTTCGTCTAAATCTTTGAAACTAAACTCCATTTTCTCTCCTTTAAATAAAAATTGCCACGGAAACCGCCGCCGTTTCAGACGGAAACCGTGGCAACTATTTTAATCAATTTAATTTTAGTTAAA from Balnearium lithotrophicum harbors:
- a CDS encoding DEAD/DEAH box helicase gives rise to the protein MEFSFKDLDERVQKSLEEMGFENPTPIQKDAIPIAMEGHDIVGQAQTGTGKTAAFGIPIVEGISPRERGVKAIILTPTRELAIQVAHEISLIGKNKGVSAYPIYGGVSIDRQASILRRGRNQIVVGTPGRIKDLINRGILKLDRVRYAVLDEADQMLDMGFIEDIEEILSKTPSEKQTMLFSATMPYEIRKLIDNYLKPGYKFIKANKELITPKVKQRILFVKSEDKLKALERILRENEGTSTIVFVKTKRDAADVERELQRRGINARAIHGDLSQRQRENVMRAFREGKVRVLVATDVAARGIDIKNVGLVINYELPENPESYVHRIGRTGRAGREGTAISLVAEPEKRRMYRIKGLKGVKPERFKVNDTKEIKEKLLSESLENVPESIKRLSKELVEKRNPEEIVALLLKRVMG